A genomic segment from Frateuria edaphi encodes:
- the ispH gene encoding 4-hydroxy-3-methylbut-2-enyl diphosphate reductase, producing the protein MDILLANPRGFCAGVDRAIAIVERALESYGAPIYVRHEVVHNRYVVEKLRADGAIFVEELHEVPDGATVIFSAHGVSQAVREEAGQRALKVFDATCPLVTKVHMEVARLGRTGRSVVLIGHAGHPEVEGTMGQWNPANSGEILLVESVEDVAGLTPRFPHQLSYVTQTTLSVDDTKAIISALRARFPDIEGPRKDDICYATQNRQDAVRRLAGAVDLVLVVGSVNSSNSNRLRELAEKQGVRAFLIDGAEHIDRAWLDGVTRIGITAGASAPDKLVRDVIARLQSWGAGEVRELQGEAETITFALPRELRLDGGNVPASL; encoded by the coding sequence ATGGATATCCTGCTCGCCAATCCCCGCGGCTTCTGCGCCGGCGTCGACCGCGCCATCGCCATCGTCGAGCGTGCGCTGGAGTCCTACGGCGCACCGATCTACGTGCGCCATGAGGTTGTGCACAACCGCTACGTGGTGGAGAAGCTGCGCGCCGACGGCGCCATCTTCGTCGAGGAGCTGCACGAGGTTCCCGATGGCGCCACCGTGATCTTCAGCGCCCACGGCGTATCGCAGGCCGTTCGCGAGGAAGCCGGGCAGCGCGCGCTCAAGGTGTTCGACGCAACCTGCCCGCTGGTCACCAAGGTGCACATGGAGGTCGCGCGCCTGGGGCGCACCGGGCGCAGCGTGGTACTGATCGGCCACGCCGGCCATCCGGAAGTCGAAGGCACCATGGGGCAGTGGAATCCCGCCAACAGCGGCGAGATCCTGCTGGTCGAGTCGGTCGAGGATGTGGCCGGACTCACGCCCCGGTTCCCGCACCAGCTGTCCTATGTCACCCAGACCACGCTCTCGGTGGACGACACCAAGGCAATCATCTCGGCCCTGCGCGCGCGTTTCCCGGATATCGAGGGGCCGCGCAAGGACGACATCTGCTACGCCACGCAGAACCGCCAGGACGCCGTACGCCGGCTGGCCGGAGCGGTCGACCTGGTGCTGGTGGTAGGTTCGGTCAACAGCTCCAACTCCAACCGCCTGCGCGAGCTGGCGGAGAAGCAGGGCGTGCGCGCGTTCCTGATCGACGGCGCCGAGCACATCGACCGTGCCTGGCTCGATGGCGTCACGCGCATCGGCATCACCGCCGGCGCGTCGGCGCCGGACAAGCTGGTGCGCGACGTGATCGCCCGGCTGCAGTCCTGGGGCGCCGGCGAAGTGCGCGAGCTGCAGGGCGAGGCCGAAACGATCACCTTCGCGCTGCCGCGCGAACTGCGCCTGGATGGCGGCAACGTCCCCGCCAGCCTCTGA